The Amycolatopsis sp. DG1A-15b genome window below encodes:
- the glf gene encoding UDP-galactopyranose mutase produces the protein MSAHTNPAKITEDDFAGYDLVVVGSGFFGLTVAERAAAELGKKVLILERRSHLGGNAYSEPDPETGIEVHKYGAHLFHTSNKRVWEYVNRFTEFTNYQHRVFARVKDQVYSFPMNLALINQFFGKSHTPDEARELIAKQSSEFETSAAQNLEEKAISLVGRPLYEAFIRGYTAKQWENDPKNLGENIITRLPVRYNFDNRYFNDTYEGLPVNGYTAWLEKMAEYENIEIRLNVDYFDVREHIPAGTPTVYTGPLDRYFGYSAGRFTWRTVDFESEVAQTGDFQGTSVVNYNDQEVPYTRIIEFRHFHPERDYPKDKTVIFREYSRFAGEEDEPYYPINTPENREKLEAYRELAKAEAREKNVLFGGRLGTYKYLDMHMAIGSALSAFDNKIAPHLTDGAPLDGSLDA, from the coding sequence GTGAGCGCGCACACGAACCCCGCCAAGATTACTGAAGACGATTTCGCAGGTTACGACCTCGTCGTCGTCGGGTCCGGTTTCTTCGGCCTGACCGTCGCCGAACGGGCCGCGGCCGAGCTGGGCAAGAAGGTCCTCATCCTCGAGCGGCGCAGCCACCTCGGCGGCAACGCGTACTCGGAGCCCGACCCGGAGACCGGGATCGAGGTGCACAAGTACGGGGCGCACCTGTTCCACACCTCGAACAAGCGGGTGTGGGAGTACGTGAACCGGTTCACCGAGTTCACGAACTACCAGCACCGCGTCTTCGCGCGGGTCAAGGACCAGGTCTACTCGTTCCCGATGAACCTGGCCCTGATCAACCAGTTCTTCGGCAAGTCGCACACCCCCGACGAGGCCCGCGAGCTCATCGCGAAGCAGTCGTCGGAGTTCGAGACCAGCGCCGCGCAGAACCTCGAGGAGAAGGCGATCTCGCTGGTCGGCCGCCCCCTCTACGAGGCGTTCATCCGCGGTTACACGGCGAAGCAGTGGGAGAACGACCCCAAGAACCTGGGCGAGAACATCATCACCCGCCTGCCGGTCCGTTACAACTTCGACAACCGGTACTTCAACGACACCTACGAGGGCCTGCCCGTCAACGGGTACACCGCGTGGCTCGAGAAGATGGCCGAGTACGAGAACATCGAGATCCGGCTGAACGTCGACTACTTCGACGTCCGCGAGCACATCCCGGCGGGCACCCCGACGGTCTACACCGGGCCGCTGGACCGCTACTTCGGCTACTCGGCGGGCCGGTTCACCTGGCGCACCGTCGACTTCGAGTCCGAGGTCGCCCAGACGGGTGACTTCCAGGGCACCTCGGTCGTCAACTACAACGACCAGGAAGTCCCGTACACCCGGATCATCGAGTTCCGCCACTTCCACCCGGAGCGGGACTACCCCAAGGACAAGACGGTCATCTTCCGCGAGTACTCCCGCTTCGCGGGCGAGGAAGACGAGCCGTACTACCCGATCAACACCCCGGAGAACCGCGAGAAGCTCGAGGCCTACCGCGAGCTGGCCAAGGCCGAGGCCCGCGAGAAGAACGTCCTGTTCGGCGGCCGGCTGGGCACGTACAAGTACCTCGACATGCACATGGCCATCGGCTCGGCGCTGTCGGCGTTCGACAACAAGATCGCCCCGCACCTGACCGACGGCGCGCCGCTCGACGGGTCCCTCGATGCTTGA
- a CDS encoding lysophospholipid acyltransferase family protein codes for MADLVYPPVIAAARTMFRVLDNRIRIDGAEHIPRRGGAVIACNHISYLDFIFCGLGARPAKRLTRFMAKKEIFDNRIAGPLMRGMHHISVDRSAGLGSYREALGKLQAGEVVGVFPEATISQSFTVKEIKSGAVRMGAAAGVPVVPMALWGSQRLWTKGRPKDLTRRHVPISILIGEPMHPAKGDDWDVVTKELRTRMSALLDRAQAEYPDQPASDEERWWLPAHLGGTAPTPAEAAELDRL; via the coding sequence ATGGCTGACCTGGTGTACCCGCCCGTGATCGCGGCGGCCCGGACGATGTTCCGGGTACTCGACAACCGCATCCGGATCGACGGCGCGGAGCACATCCCGCGCCGCGGCGGCGCGGTCATCGCGTGCAACCACATCAGCTACCTCGACTTCATCTTCTGCGGGCTCGGGGCGCGCCCGGCCAAGCGGCTGACGCGGTTCATGGCGAAGAAGGAGATCTTCGACAACCGCATCGCCGGGCCGCTGATGCGCGGGATGCACCACATCTCCGTCGACCGGTCCGCCGGGCTCGGCTCCTACCGCGAGGCGCTCGGGAAGCTGCAGGCCGGCGAGGTCGTGGGGGTCTTCCCCGAAGCCACCATCAGCCAGTCGTTCACCGTCAAGGAGATCAAGTCGGGTGCCGTCCGGATGGGCGCGGCGGCCGGTGTCCCGGTCGTCCCGATGGCGTTGTGGGGCAGCCAGCGGCTCTGGACGAAGGGCCGGCCGAAGGACCTGACCCGCCGGCACGTGCCGATCTCGATCCTCATCGGTGAGCCGATGCACCCGGCGAAGGGCGACGACTGGGACGTCGTCACGAAGGAGCTGCGCACCCGGATGAGCGCGCTGCTCGACCGCGCCCAGGCCGAGTACCCCGACCAGCCGGCGTCCGACGAAGAACGCTGGTGGCTGCCCGCCCACCTGGGCGGCACGGCGCCGACCCCGGCCGAAGCGGCCGAGCTCGACCGGCTGTGA
- a CDS encoding decaprenylphospho-beta-D-erythro-pentofuranosid-2-ulose 2-reductase, translated as MIDAVGNPQSLLLLGGTSDIALAIAEKYLAEKPLRVVLAARPSPRLDAAAQRLKDRGAEVSTVDFDAKDTASHPGVLAKAFEGGDIDVAVVAFGLLGDPEEVWQDHAKAVELATVNYTAAVSVGVALSEKLKVQGHGTVIALSSVAGERVRRSNFVYGSTKAGFDGFYLGLGEALAPFGGKVTVVRPGHVKTKMTEGLKDAPLAQTAEQVAEIAVGAARAGKDLVWAPAPFRLVMSALRHVPRPIFRKLPI; from the coding sequence GTGATCGACGCGGTGGGCAACCCCCAATCCCTGCTCCTGCTCGGCGGCACGTCCGACATCGCGCTGGCGATCGCCGAGAAGTACCTGGCCGAGAAGCCGCTGCGCGTCGTGCTGGCCGCCCGGCCGTCGCCGCGCCTCGACGCGGCCGCCCAGCGCCTGAAGGATCGCGGCGCCGAAGTGTCGACTGTGGACTTCGACGCCAAGGACACGGCGTCGCACCCTGGCGTGCTGGCCAAGGCCTTCGAGGGCGGCGACATCGACGTGGCGGTCGTGGCGTTCGGCCTGCTCGGCGACCCGGAAGAGGTCTGGCAGGACCACGCGAAGGCCGTCGAGCTGGCCACCGTGAACTACACCGCGGCGGTGTCGGTCGGGGTCGCGCTGTCGGAGAAGCTCAAGGTCCAGGGCCACGGCACGGTGATCGCGCTGTCGTCGGTGGCGGGCGAGCGGGTCCGCCGGTCCAACTTCGTCTACGGCTCGACGAAGGCCGGCTTCGACGGCTTCTACCTGGGCCTCGGCGAGGCCCTCGCGCCGTTCGGGGGCAAGGTGACGGTCGTCCGCCCCGGCCACGTCAAAACGAAGATGACCGAGGGCCTGAAGGACGCTCCCCTGGCCCAGACGGCCGAGCAGGTCGCCGAGATCGCCGTCGGCGCGGCCCGCGCGGGCAAGGACCTCGTGTGGGCGCCCGCCCCGTTCCGCCTGGTGATGTCGGCGCTGCGGCACGTCCCGCGGCCGATCTTCCGCAAGCTTCCGATCTGA
- a CDS encoding decaprenyl-phosphate phosphoribosyltransferase: MSETTEQRNSDETAVTPQAPETPETASRGPFGLVGGVIKTARPRQWVKNVLVFAAPFFAFSKSTDRTGLLIDAIIAFVAFSLTASSVYLINDAIDVEADRAHPTKRNRPIAAGIVPVPVAYGAAVVFFLAGLGVSFLASWQLAVVLGVYEAVQLGYCFGLKHQPVVDLAIVGSGFLMRSIAGGVAGGIALSQWFLLVTAFGSLFMVAGKRYAEIMLFERTGAKIRSSLKKYSASYLRFVWATSAAILIMSYCLWAFEIRQTEHNSVWALISMVPFLVAVLRYAVDVDGGIAGEPEEIALKDRILQVLGATWVITLFLAFYL; this comes from the coding sequence ATGAGCGAGACGACCGAGCAGCGCAACAGCGACGAAACGGCCGTGACCCCCCAGGCTCCGGAGACCCCGGAGACCGCGTCACGTGGTCCGTTCGGCCTGGTCGGCGGCGTCATCAAGACGGCGCGGCCGCGGCAGTGGGTGAAGAACGTCCTGGTCTTCGCGGCCCCGTTCTTCGCGTTCTCGAAGTCGACCGATCGCACCGGTCTCCTGATCGACGCGATCATCGCCTTCGTGGCCTTTTCGCTGACGGCGAGCTCGGTCTACCTCATCAACGACGCCATCGACGTCGAGGCCGACCGCGCCCACCCGACCAAGCGCAACCGGCCGATCGCGGCCGGGATCGTGCCGGTCCCCGTCGCGTACGGGGCCGCGGTCGTGTTCTTCCTGGCCGGCCTCGGCGTGTCGTTCCTGGCCAGCTGGCAGCTGGCGGTCGTGCTGGGCGTCTACGAGGCCGTCCAGCTCGGCTACTGCTTCGGCCTCAAGCACCAGCCGGTGGTCGACCTGGCCATCGTCGGCTCGGGCTTCCTGATGCGTTCGATCGCCGGCGGCGTCGCGGGCGGCATCGCGCTTTCGCAGTGGTTCCTGCTGGTCACGGCGTTCGGCTCGCTGTTCATGGTGGCGGGCAAGCGCTACGCGGAGATCATGCTGTTCGAGCGAACGGGCGCGAAGATCCGCTCGTCGCTGAAGAAGTACTCGGCCAGCTACCTGCGGTTCGTCTGGGCGACGTCGGCGGCGATCCTGATCATGTCGTACTGCCTGTGGGCGTTCGAGATCCGCCAGACCGAGCACAACTCGGTGTGGGCCCTCATCTCGATGGTGCCGTTCCTGGTGGCCGTGCTGCGCTACGCGGTGGACGTCGACGGCGGCATCGCGGGCGAGCCCGAGGAGATCGCGCTCAAGGACCGCATCCTGCAGGTGCTCGGCGCGACCTGGGTGATCACCCTGTTCCTGGCGTTCTACCTGTGA
- a CDS encoding LLM class flavin-dependent oxidoreductase, giving the protein MRVGIVILPEDRWWAAEPKWRAAEEYGFDHAWTYDHLGWRNLVDGPWFSAVPTLTAAAMVTSRIRLGTFVASPVARHPVPFMRELNTLDDVSDGRLVLGVGAGVDHRHYDGAVLDGPELTPKQRVDRFTEFVEALDGLLMTDKFDFDGEYYRAREARNLPGPVQRPRLPFVVAANGPRTMTLAARFGAGWVTTGKGGETADEWWAGIRELTEVFDQRLDAVGRERASIQRHLSLDASPVFSLSSVEAFRDAVGRARELGFTDVISHWPRSSSPYEGREAVLEQVASDVLPELH; this is encoded by the coding sequence GTGCGAGTAGGCATCGTCATTCTTCCGGAAGATCGTTGGTGGGCCGCCGAGCCGAAGTGGCGCGCCGCCGAGGAGTACGGCTTCGACCACGCCTGGACCTACGACCACCTGGGTTGGCGCAACCTGGTCGACGGCCCGTGGTTCTCCGCCGTCCCGACCCTGACCGCGGCGGCGATGGTGACGTCCCGCATCCGGCTCGGCACGTTCGTCGCGTCCCCGGTCGCCCGGCACCCCGTCCCGTTCATGCGCGAGCTGAACACCCTCGACGACGTCTCCGACGGCCGGCTGGTCCTCGGCGTCGGCGCGGGCGTCGACCACCGCCACTACGACGGCGCCGTGCTCGACGGGCCCGAGCTGACCCCCAAACAGCGCGTGGACCGCTTCACCGAGTTCGTCGAAGCGCTCGACGGGCTGCTGATGACCGACAAGTTCGACTTCGACGGCGAGTACTACCGGGCGCGCGAGGCCCGCAACCTGCCGGGCCCGGTCCAGCGGCCGCGGCTGCCGTTCGTCGTCGCGGCGAACGGACCGCGCACGATGACCCTCGCCGCGCGCTTCGGCGCGGGCTGGGTGACCACCGGCAAGGGCGGCGAGACCGCCGACGAGTGGTGGGCGGGGATCAGGGAGCTCACCGAGGTCTTCGACCAGCGGCTGGACGCGGTGGGCCGCGAGCGGGCGAGCATCCAGCGGCACCTCAGCCTGGACGCGTCGCCGGTCTTTTCGCTGAGCAGCGTGGAGGCGTTCCGCGACGCGGTGGGCCGGGCGCGGGAGCTGGGCTTCACCGACGTCATCTCGCACTGGCCGCGGTCGTCGTCGCCCTACGAGGGCCGGGAAGCCGTCCTGGAGCAGGTCGCGAGCGACGTCCTGCCGGAGCTTCACTAG
- a CDS encoding phosphatase PAP2 family protein encodes MLEKGQPTGEVAVLAKAQGFLKSEASVKAARGMSHFGEHALGWFGLGLLGAVADKKRRKDWLVASAGVVGAHAASIAVKRVVRRPRPDHPSVEVLVGTPSRLSFPSSHATSTTAAAVLYSGLTGRNLVPALVPPMLASRLVLGVHYPTDVLAGAALGGLVGGLIRRKLKKNP; translated from the coding sequence ATGCTTGAGAAGGGGCAGCCGACCGGAGAGGTAGCAGTCCTCGCGAAGGCCCAAGGCTTTCTGAAGAGTGAAGCTTCGGTGAAGGCCGCGCGCGGCATGTCGCACTTCGGCGAGCACGCCCTCGGCTGGTTCGGCCTGGGCCTGCTCGGCGCCGTCGCCGACAAGAAGCGGCGCAAGGACTGGCTGGTCGCGTCGGCGGGGGTCGTCGGCGCGCACGCCGCCTCCATCGCGGTGAAACGCGTGGTCAGGCGGCCGCGGCCGGACCACCCGAGCGTCGAGGTCCTGGTCGGCACGCCGAGCAGGCTGAGCTTCCCGTCGTCGCACGCGACGTCCACGACGGCGGCGGCGGTGCTCTACTCCGGATTGACCGGGCGTAATCTGGTGCCCGCCCTGGTACCGCCGATGCTCGCCTCGCGGCTCGTGCTCGGCGTTCACTATCCGACAGACGTCCTGGCCGGTGCGGCCCTCGGGGGGCTCGTCGGTGGTCTGATACGACGGAAGCTGAAGAAGAACCCATGA
- a CDS encoding HAD family hydrolase, with translation MIASDVDGTLLGPSESLTGRTIATVRRAIEAGVPFVLATGRPPRWIAPVAGPLELTGYAVCANGAVLYDCGREEVVAVHGLLRPELLHDIAHALDKALPGCRLATERVSTGADHEMRNFVIEPDYHNPWGDGEGRTAPRAEVLGHPAIKLLVSHRGMSSEEMADGVNALFDRDVDVTYSSSGGLVELSAHGITKATGLADVAERLGVEPGQVIAFGDMPNDVEMLRWAGHGVAMQDGHPQLLAVADEVTGPAGEDGVAQVLERWF, from the coding sequence TTGATCGCGTCCGACGTCGACGGCACCCTGCTCGGCCCCTCCGAATCCCTGACCGGCCGCACGATCGCGACCGTCCGCCGGGCGATCGAGGCGGGGGTGCCGTTCGTGCTGGCCACCGGACGCCCGCCGCGCTGGATCGCGCCCGTGGCCGGGCCCCTCGAGCTGACCGGGTACGCCGTGTGCGCGAACGGCGCCGTCCTGTACGACTGCGGCCGCGAGGAGGTCGTCGCGGTGCACGGCCTGCTGCGGCCCGAGCTGCTCCACGACATCGCGCACGCACTGGACAAGGCCCTGCCCGGCTGCCGGCTGGCCACCGAGCGCGTCAGCACCGGTGCCGACCACGAGATGCGCAACTTCGTGATCGAGCCGGACTACCACAACCCGTGGGGCGACGGCGAAGGCCGCACCGCGCCGCGGGCCGAGGTGCTCGGGCACCCGGCGATCAAGCTGCTGGTCAGCCACCGCGGGATGTCGTCGGAAGAGATGGCGGACGGGGTGAACGCGCTGTTCGACCGGGACGTCGACGTGACGTATTCGTCGTCGGGTGGCCTGGTCGAGCTGTCCGCGCACGGCATCACCAAGGCGACCGGCCTCGCCGACGTCGCCGAGCGGCTGGGGGTCGAGCCCGGGCAGGTGATCGCGTTCGGCGACATGCCCAACGACGTCGAGATGCTCCGCTGGGCCGGCCACGGCGTCGCGATGCAGGACGGGCACCCGCAGCTGCTCGCGGTGGCCGACGAGGTCACCGGCCCGGCCGGTGAGGACGGCGTCGCGCAGGTCCTCGAGCGCTGGTTCTAG
- a CDS encoding DUF6541 family protein — MPAPEDFWSYFGAVATYLAVLAVPGGVVGWAAGLRGWALAGLAPLLSYAITGLAGPWLAIARILYGSLSVAACTLLLAAVLYGLRRLFTARGWSTPGAEEPAEPWTRRAHLAVGACVTIAVAVSVAVVVTGRGGTTAVFQRWDTVFHANGIRYIAETGDGSLTGMGTINWYPAGSFYPNAYHLVGALVYELSGTSIPVTLNAITMPIAGLFALAMAALVRQLGGRAVFAGSAALVAGGATTGAYESVSSGLLPFALGIVLTPLAVIGLQRFVVRPGVDTGAVLALSATGLLAAHSSALFGAILFAFPLVVQRWYRALRGRRVDGVPEGRRAWRVVGGDVLRVLPVMVAAGLLAAPMILGAIGFTSGSYPYHAWGSHMPVWKALAMLATFKQVLPVPQIWLTVFLAIGVLTLGALRRMRWVVLSALGLSALFVVVACFGGEDWVISLSRPWWNDRFRLMALASIPMCLLAAHGMSEAQRRLAKLASGRAWVRARPWLTGRVGLATAVLLVVAMGVLTGGFYRAANAKTVSLLYYNGLPGEVVPPVSQDEIDAMDHLGTLGIPADQKVLNDRLDGTAWLYALTGVHPVAGHYDAGVAPPDALYLAQHFADYDSDPQVRAAVRRLNVHYVLVGSGTIRRDTPIAWGLQHLDGHDFLEVVYRNPGAVIYRIVK, encoded by the coding sequence GTGCCTGCACCCGAGGACTTCTGGAGCTACTTCGGCGCGGTGGCCACCTACCTGGCCGTGCTGGCGGTCCCCGGCGGGGTCGTCGGCTGGGCCGCCGGCCTGCGCGGCTGGGCCCTGGCCGGGCTCGCGCCGCTGCTCAGCTACGCCATCACCGGCCTGGCCGGTCCGTGGCTGGCCATCGCCCGCATCCTCTACGGCTCGCTCAGCGTCGCCGCGTGCACGCTGCTGCTCGCCGCCGTGCTCTACGGCCTGCGCCGGCTCTTCACCGCGCGCGGCTGGTCCACCCCGGGCGCCGAGGAACCGGCGGAGCCCTGGACACGCCGGGCGCACCTGGCCGTCGGGGCCTGCGTCACGATCGCCGTCGCCGTGTCGGTCGCCGTGGTGGTCACCGGCCGCGGCGGGACGACGGCGGTGTTCCAGCGCTGGGACACCGTCTTCCACGCGAACGGCATCCGCTACATCGCCGAGACCGGCGACGGCTCCCTGACCGGCATGGGTACGATCAACTGGTACCCCGCCGGCTCCTTCTACCCGAACGCCTACCACCTGGTCGGCGCCCTGGTCTACGAGCTGTCCGGGACGTCGATCCCGGTCACGCTGAACGCGATCACGATGCCCATCGCCGGGCTGTTCGCGCTGGCCATGGCCGCTTTGGTGCGCCAGCTCGGCGGTCGCGCGGTGTTCGCGGGCAGCGCCGCGCTGGTCGCGGGCGGCGCGACGACCGGGGCGTACGAGTCGGTGTCGAGCGGCCTGCTGCCGTTCGCGCTCGGCATCGTGCTGACGCCGCTGGCGGTGATCGGGCTGCAGCGGTTCGTCGTGCGGCCGGGGGTGGACACCGGTGCGGTGCTCGCACTGAGCGCGACCGGCCTGCTCGCCGCGCACTCGAGCGCGCTGTTCGGGGCGATCCTGTTCGCGTTCCCGCTGGTGGTGCAGCGCTGGTACCGGGCACTGCGCGGCCGCCGGGTCGACGGCGTCCCCGAGGGCAGGCGCGCCTGGCGGGTCGTCGGTGGCGACGTCCTGCGGGTGCTGCCGGTGATGGTGGCGGCCGGGCTGCTGGCCGCGCCGATGATCCTCGGCGCGATCGGCTTCACGTCCGGCTCGTACCCGTACCACGCCTGGGGCTCGCACATGCCGGTGTGGAAGGCGCTGGCGATGCTGGCGACGTTCAAGCAGGTGCTCCCGGTGCCGCAGATCTGGCTGACGGTGTTCCTCGCGATCGGCGTCCTGACGCTGGGGGCCCTGCGGCGGATGCGCTGGGTGGTGCTTTCGGCGCTCGGGCTGTCGGCGCTGTTCGTGGTCGTCGCGTGCTTCGGCGGCGAAGACTGGGTGATCAGCCTGTCGCGGCCCTGGTGGAACGACCGGTTCCGGCTGATGGCGCTGGCGTCGATCCCGATGTGCCTGCTCGCCGCGCACGGCATGAGCGAAGCCCAGCGCCGGCTGGCGAAGCTGGCGAGCGGACGCGCGTGGGTGCGCGCGCGGCCGTGGCTGACCGGCCGGGTCGGCCTGGCGACGGCGGTGCTGCTCGTCGTCGCGATGGGGGTGCTGACCGGCGGCTTCTACCGCGCGGCCAACGCCAAGACGGTGTCGCTGCTCTACTACAACGGCCTGCCCGGCGAGGTGGTCCCGCCGGTCAGCCAGGACGAGATCGACGCGATGGACCACCTCGGCACGCTCGGCATCCCCGCCGACCAGAAGGTGCTCAACGACCGGCTCGACGGCACGGCCTGGCTGTACGCCCTGACCGGCGTGCACCCGGTCGCCGGCCACTACGACGCGGGCGTGGCCCCGCCGGACGCCCTCTACCTGGCCCAGCACTTCGCCGACTACGACAGCGACCCGCAGGTGCGCGCGGCCGTTCGACGGCTGAACGTCCACTACGTGCTGGTGGGCAGCGGCACCATCCGCCGGGACACGCCGATCGCGTGGGGCCTGCAGCACCTGGACGGGCACGACTTCCTCGAAGTCGTGTACCGGAACCCGGGCGCGGTGATCTACCGGATCGTGAAGTAG